TTCTTCCAAGGAGCACCAGGGGCGGATGAGGCAGAAAACAAGAGGCCCTGTGTGCCCTGGCTGGAAGGAACAGAGAGGGATTtctaggaagagaggaaggaggctggtagtggggcagggggtggagtgaagagggggggagggagaagaggcccTCCTGCCTCTTGTCCTGCGCGTTCCTGGGGACCTTGCTCCAGAAGGACCCAGGTGTccggctccttccttccttcctgctctgcCCTCAACAAAATAATCAATGGCTCATTGTTCTGACAGGGATGGGAAATGTGGGACTGGCTTATGGCCCCCCGCGCCCCACTTGGCTGGGTAAGATCCGGCTGCCAAagtctgcccacccacccccacctatCGCACCCCCAGAACAGACCAATGGGGCAACCCAGGGCCCACTGAGAGCCCTGGGAAAGATTCTCCCATCGTGCACCTTGGTCACGGAAGGGCAGCTACGTCCAGAGGCTGGACCCCAGGAGAGAGAGGACCTGTGGCTGAACTGCTGTGGGGTGGAGGTTCTATGACCTGGGATGAAATCCTTGCTGAGCCACAGAAGCGCTGTGGGGTGGCCCGAGGCATGCCAGTCTTGCCCAGGCCCTGTTCCTCCACCCCTGATTTGTGGAACTGAAAGGTTTTTAGTGCTGCCAGGAAGGTGAAAGGAGGGTGCCTGGAGAACTGGTACATGCAATATATACGTAATTCCAAGCAGCGAGGAGTTCCGCAGGGCgaagaaaacacatacacacagagcaaGCACTCTGTAAGGTCCAGGTGAGCTTGGGGACTTTTCCAGGCCTAGACCCATCCTCTCTAGGCTCAGCTGCAGTTCACTGTGTCCCCAATTGGCCCTAGTggatggagacacacacacacacaaactcaggaGCCTCGTCCTCCCCACACCCGCAATCCCACCACAGCTGGACAAAGCCTCTCACCTTGCGCCGCTCCTCTGTCCCCCTTGGGAGTAGCTGGGCGACGCTCTTGGGCAGCAGGTGCTCCTCCACCATCAAGGATGGGATGGTGCCCGCCAAGGGGCCTGGTTCGCCAGCTTCCCTGCCGCCTTCGCCGGGAGCTGCCGGGCGGGTCTCCAGAGCCACCAGGGGGCTGCGGAGTGCCACGGGGCTGGGGGGAGTCCTGATGGGGCGGATGAGCACAGGCAAGCCTCCTCCCAGCGAGCGGGCCTGGTGGCCAGAGTGCCCAGGGGATGGGAGCACCAGCTGCGACTGCAGGTAGCCCCCTCGGCGCTGGGGCTGGGGGCTGAAGGGGCTCGGGGGCCTGGCCAGGAGCCCAGCCACCTCCAGCCGGGAGTCCAGGGACTGGGGGTGCCTCCCCGACTCCGCCAAGCGCCCCGTCAGATGGTAGTCCGCCTCCTGCTCGTAGAAGTCCCGGCAAGTCCAGCGGCCCCTCTTGTAGGGCTCTCCCGAACCTTGGTCCAGCTTCACCACCCGGAACCGGGAGGCGGCACCAGCTGGGCCCTGGAAGGCTGGGGCCACCCCCGGGGAGACCAAGGCCGAGGGCCCATTCTTGGGCACAGAGGCTCCACCATCGTCCTCGAGGGGATCAGCTTCCTCGCCCCGGGAGACTTTGGGGCTGGAGGGGCCCTTGGCCTCCCCTCCTGGGGACGAGCCCTCCTTCTGCTGCTCGTAATCCGAGGTGACGCTGGTGATCTGGAACCCGCTCTTCTTCTTCCCGCCGCTCATGGTCCCGAGGAAAGCGGGCGCGGAGGGCAGAGGAGCAGCGCAGGCTCTCCAGCTCAAGGAGCCAGCCCTGCTGCCGGGATTAGTGCCAGCCCAGGGCCATGGCGAGGCCAGACTCACCGACGACGGCGACGCCAGGGGGATCAAGCCGCGGGGGCACCACCAGGCAGAAGGCGCGGGGGCCAAGCCAGGCGCATGCCAGGCCCGCCAGCATCCGGCGCGGCTGAGCGTGGGGTGGCCCGCTGGGGCCTAAGGACGAGCTCTTGCAGGCGCCGGGCGATCCTGCATTGTTGCTGGCGCAGCCGCCGCGGGGCTAGCGGGTTGGGCTGCCGGAGGCCAGGGCGCTGCTCAGGCGCGGGGGCATCCTGGCGGTCTCCAAGGGGTGCCCGCAAGGGCCCGGGGTGCGCTAGGGGCCACTTCAGCAGGGACGGAGAGGCTGCTGACCGCAGGTGAGGAGGAGCAAAGTTGTCCGGCGTTTGCCCCCCCGGGCGCCTTGCTGAGTGCTGGGGCTTTttgcgggtgggtgggcagccCGGGCAGCCCTCCCCgatcgcggcggcggcggcggctcctcttCTGCCTAGCGCTGCCCAGCGTCTCTCTttcgccgcctgcctgccttcctctccGCCTGTTGACAAGCCCCAGCACCAGGAAGTCCGGCCCCCTCCCAACCAGCTGACTGCCTGCCTGCAcacgccccccgcccccgccccacaaTAGCTGGGGGCCGGCCAAGAGCTGCCTTAACCCCTCCGGCACCggatcctccccccccaactcctcCTTAACCCTTCGGCggctgcagcccagctggtgccccgCGCTGCGCTCGGATGGCTGCGAAGGTGGCGGGTTCACGGGGCGCGCTTTGTAGCTAACGGAGGGGTCGCCCTCCTGAGCTCCAGGTGtggcagactacaactcccatccgccccCAGCCAGCGCTGGCTGTGggttgatgggggttgtagtccgtCGCACCTGGATCTGGCTAGGCGAGGCTGATGCGCAATAGGTCCCTTCCCTTGCGCCCGGACGGGGCTTATCCAGGCGGCCTTAACACTCGGGCGTCGCCCAGAAAGGgcgagaaagggggggggggtgtcggacTTTGAaacagggcgttggactagacaggccttcgGGCTGATCCTCCGCGGCTCTTAGGCTCGCTGACTGGTGAACACGTGCTGAGTGCTGGGGTTTTATTGGGTACCCCTCCCCAGTGAATCATTACGACAATGGCTCATACGTTTGGGCTTCCATGGGGGGCTTCCTCGAGCATTGCTTTTTGTGGGTGGGcagcatttaattttattttttaagagttATATGTGCAACTGTTTAAGCTATTCTTATATACGTCACTGTTTTATATCCATATAGGTCCAAACAGATCTATAGGTGTATAGATATTACTGTCAATCGTTTTGGAATGCCTCATGGAGAGCATTCCATGAATGAAATAAACAGACAAAGGAGCTACCACGGAAGATGAGCCTTTTCCGCTGGCCTTTCTCCAAGAGATATTGTTGCGCAGCAGCTAGAACCTGggagagacaagggttcaaattctCCGCTGGGTGGCCAGGAAACTCTCTAGGTGTGACCTTGGGAGCCAATTACTACCTctcaacagggttgttgtgggatgAGGAAAAGGGGAAGACCCACTTTGAGCTCATGGGGGGGGGcgagatagaaatgcaataaataaatgaaaagactCCTGCAAGGTAAAGTCAGTAAGTGCACAGATTTCCCAATAAGTGCTTCATTTCTaaaatgctggggtgggggcttgaCCTGGAAGTGTCCTGCTGATTCCCAGAAGCATGTTGTTTCTTCAGTGATGGAAAGGCACTTTGCACATCCTCCAGGACAGTCTCTTCtttgttattcctgcattgcagggggttgggctagatggccttggggcccctccctgccctacaattctgtgattctatgtgtttCAGTGCTGAGCCTTCCCTGCGCTTGCCTAAGGGCTGTGGTTGACCTGAGCACCCTGTTCCTCCTCCTTCAGCACAaccttctttggtgatcactcatagctgagtatgattgtcttccataaacacggttttaacaatgagcccgtaagtgactgtggaggccaattctggatccacacatccttccacagtggggacattggtttccaggcgggagttgatcatggtgtggatttgccaagcgtgccttcctcttaacacgtttcccttgtgtcctgagtttgaatgtcttcaaagcccatgactctttggtaaaggctgttctccaactggagcgctcacaggccagtgtttcccagttgtcagtgtttatactacatttttaaagatttgccttgagacagtctttaaacctcttttgttgaccaccagcattacgctttccatttttaagttcggaatagagtagttgctttggaagacgatcatcaagcatccacacaacatgaccagtccaacgaagttgatgttgaagaatcattgcttcaacactggtgatctttgcttcttccagtacactattagttcgcctgtcttcccaagtgatgtgtacattttttcggagacaccattgatggaatctttcgaggagttggagatggcgtttataagtggtccatgtttcacaagcatatagtaaggttggtagtacaatagctttgtaatcaagcattttggtttccctgcgaatgtcccggtcctcaaacactctgcacttcaatcgggagaaagccgcacttgcagagctcaggcgatgctggatttcagtatcaatgttggcccttgtggaaagacaACTGCCTAGGTACCGGTAGGAGAtccaggtgggacccaggtggcactgtgagttaaaccacagagcctaagggcttgccgatcaggtcccagctcctgccaacctagcagttcgaaagcatgtcaaagtgcaagtagataaataggcaccgctccagcgggaaggaaaacggtgtttctgtgtgctgctctggttcgccagaagcggctttgttatgctggccacatgacccggaagctatacaccggctccctcggccaataacgcgagatgagcgccgcaaccccagagtcggtcacgactggacctaatggtcaggggtccctttacctttaggtaggagaagtgattgacattttccaacattacaccattgagttggatttgtggcgctgcagagaggggttattttgtactcgttgatgcagcactttggttttttggatgttgagtgataggacaagcttttcgtaagcttctgcaaatatatttaggatggtttggaggtcatcctctgagcgtgtacACACTACGTTGTCAGCACAACCTACATTGTCAGGGAGAGGAGTGTTGCGTTATGGAGAGACTGGCCCAGGGAAAGGCACAGAGAAACCACCctggattattattactattttaaaaaaagatctctgGCTCAAGGGAACACGTGAACAAAGCAAGAGAGTCTTCACTGTGTCTCTGAGCATACACGGAGTGCCTCTTCCTCCATTCCGAATAACCAGATCCTGTGGAGAGCTGGGACAAACCGCCAGGGCATCATGTCCCCAACACTAGGAGATGATGCAAAGGCACCGAGCTTTTGAACCTCCAACGGACCAGCAAATGGCCCTCCCGCTTCACCTAGGGCAAAGTCTGCAAAGTGCAAGGCTGGCAGGGGGGCACCTCCAGAGACCTTCCCCAAGGTTTGTGGGTGGGAGAGGAGCGGTGCACATTGAAGGAGCCTGCCTTTGTTTCCTTCCCTTGTaggcttgggtgtgtgtgtgtgtgacatttgcGTTGCCTCTGTGAGAAAGAAAACACTGGTTTGAGATTGGCCCTGACCTCAGGTGCCCCCACCAGGACTGGGCTCTGGGAAGTTTTAGACTGCGacaaggagtacgacaaggttgtatattgtctccctgcttatttaacttatatgcagaattcatcatgcgaaaggctggaatagatgaatctcaaaccggaattaagattgccggaagaaatatcaacaacctcagatatgcagatgacacaaccttgatggcagaaagtgaggaggaattaaagaaccttttaatgagggtgaaagaggagagcgcaaaatatggtctgaagctcaacatcaaaaaaaccaagatcatggccaccggtcccatcacctcctggcaaatagaaggggaagaaatggaggcagtgagagattttactttcttgggctccttgatcactgcagatggtgacagcagtcacgaaattaaaagacgcctgcttcttgggagaaaagcaatgacaaacctagacagcatcttaaaaagcagagacatcaccttgccgacaaaggtccgtatagttaaagctatggttttcccagtagtgatgtatggaagtgagagctggaccataaagaaggctgatcgcggaagaattgatgcttttgaattctggtgctggaggagactcttgagagtcccatggatggcaagaagatcaaacctatccattctgaaggaaatcagccctgagtgctccctggaaggacagatcctgaagctgaggccacctcatgagaagagaagactccctggaaaagaccctgatgttgggaaagatggaggtcactaggagaaggcgacgacagaggacgagatggaagctacgaacatgagtttggccaaactgcgggaggcagtggaagacaggagtgcctggtgtgctatggcccatggggtcacgaagagttggacacgactaaacaaacaaacaaacaaacaaacaaacagccatgcTGCATCTGAGGGGCACCAGGcaggttcatagaattgtagagttggaaaggaccccaagggacatgtagtccaaccccctgccaggttGGTGAAGTCTGCTGAAGCCCACCATGGCTCCCTGTTTGGGGTTCTACAAAACCCACCCCCTTCcacctcccatgatccttagctaacaggaccagtggtcggggatgaagggaattgtagcccaaaacatctggagggcctaagtttgggggtgcctggattattCCCTCGGTCCCACTGCAAGGTAGCCTTCAGTCTGGACTTGGAAGCCTGAGGCTTCATGAGTGGGACCAGCTCAGCTCTACAGGATCTGAATGGAGCCTCGACCTCGGTGGACCCCCCTAGCTCAGACAGGGGTGGAGTGGGGCTGGGGAGTCTGCCAGAGccgcagcccccaccccaacccgCAAAACTCCTGGCAAAGCAAAGTGCGCTTGGGAGGTGCCGGGAGGCTAATCCGTAACAACCCGGAGAAAGTAACGGGATTAAAAGCTCAGGGGGGATCGGAAATGGGGGATTATCTCCCTGGGAACAGGACTTGCCACCTGATaggggtaaggggggggggacaagcacCATTCTCTCTTGCTGCGGGGGACGGGTAGGAGATGAGAGGTTCCCACACAGAGACTGGAACGAGCAGGAGAAAAGTCGTCGTCCCCCAAGACATACCCTAGATCTTGGAAGGAGACTCCGAACCGCACCGTGGGGTGTAGAGTAAGAAGAAGCGCGCCCCCTTGGAGAAACTGCCCCCCTAGGAAGGGCTCTTGAGCAATCAAGCAGCTTCTGAAAGGCAGCCTTCGCCAACccggtgctttccagatgttttggactacaactcccatcagccgccgGCTCCCGCCCCAGCATCACCGCCTGAGACACGATGCTATAGGTCTGACTGCGCCTGGAAGATAGGGCGCTGCTGCCACCTAGCGGAAGAGCGCTGTCCAAAAGCTGGCGGCCGGGCTGGACGTGGCTGCAGTTGCTCGAGCGGCCAGCAGGTGGAAGCACCGCCACTTTGCGAAGGGACGGGGCGCTCTCCCCTCGGCCAGTGCTGATTGCTGCGGAGTGGacctggctgcaggatcaggcaaGGAACAAGCCGTCTAGGGAAGCCGTGCTTCGCTTTCTAGAAAGGGAGGCGCATGTGCGAGCCTTAGCTTACAGCCCTACGCACGAAGAGGGAgaggcactctgtacatgcttagTAGAATCGTTTAGCAAGGTGCTCAAAAACAGGTTCTGGGGTAAGAATTTCTGGGTCTGCGTGGAGGAGGCTGGACGTTGCAAGAGAGAGAGGCCAGTTGCACGTCCTATTATTTGCGCCCGCCTTTTTCATACACTTTGCCTGTCCATGTTAATTCCTCAGACACCCAACTATAAATCCAGGTCAGACTCGgcttgcccccccttttttgtaaagACTTTCCAGGTCAGACATACCATCGCGTTCACAAGAGCAGAGCGGCATGTACAGATTTCTGGGGAAAGGCCGAACCTTCTTCAAAGAAATCCTCGTCCAAGGCTAAGAGCCTCAGCAGAATATACGGACAGCCCCGCTCTGGGGTAATGCCCGCTAGAAAGCTCCACTTTGACCGTGCAGAGTCTGAATGGTTGTGGGAAGCAAGGAGAAGggcatgcttggcatgcagaaagttcagTCCCTGACGGCTCAATCTCCAGGATGGGCTGCGAGAGGCTTTTCCTACCTGAAACCCGAAGAGAGCTGCCCCTGCCGCTCAGTGGAGACAATAGGAAACTAGATGGGCCAAGGATCTCaactggggaagggccatagctcagcagtagagtcCCTTCTTGGCACGCAGAAGGCCGCAGGTTCAGTCCTGGATGGCATCTCCAAGGAGGGATGGGAGAggcttccctgcctgaaactccggggagccgctgctgccagtcagtgtaggcaatactaaaGTAGATGGACCCCCTGCTTTGACTCAGTATAACAAAGTAGCTTCCCGTGATCCTAGATAACTCGCGCAAGTGAGACAGGCTTCTGGAGGAGAGGCACCCATGCCCAGTCTCCGAAGGCGTCTCTGGATACAGCTGGGAACGcctccccaaaccctggagagctgctgctgccagtccgtgccgGCGCTGATGAGGCTGAGCAGGCTGGAGTCAGTCTAAAGCTGCTCCCGGCGTCCCTCAGGCACACGATGGACGCGGGCTCTCCCTTCGGTTCGCGGCGCAAAGAGAAGCCGGGATCCGCGGTGGGAGCCCGACCCTTCTCATCCTCCTTGCCCTCAAGGTACCCCCACCCCCCGCGCGCCCTCCGCCCggttcggcctgatccagcagccaggctcttggGGTGCTCTCTGGCTTCCAGGTCCCCCGGGAGGACTTGGATACAGGCTGCAGCTTCCCCTCGCCCCCTCCTCCAGGGAGACGCCTGGCTGGGCCGCGGCGGGACGAGTCGTCCCGGTCTTCCTCGATGAGGGATGGCGCCTTGATCTTGCCCTTCGCTTGGAAGACGCACACGCTGGGCGGGGAAGGCAGCGGGTGTCCCTCGCGCCGGATCCTGCTCGGGCGTGGCAGGCGGGGCCTCCGTCCGCGCTGGAGAGGGGGGGGCGCGTTTGGAAGCTGCAAAAAGGGCGCGCCCCGTTTCCCTTCCCCCCTTCAGAATCTGCTGGGGCCGAGAAGGCGCTGAGGCCGCCTGTGCCCGACCCCCTGCACGCTCACACCTCCCCACACTCGCGCAGCTCTGCCCGCCTTTGAGATCTCTCTCTCCGAGAAGTGGGGGTCccgccctctccctccctcttcccccctcccaccccgcgCGCCGGGCGCGCTccccggctggctggctggctggcttgctctcgggctgctgctgctgggcggaGGGATCCGCCGCCGCCGCGACGCTGCGTCAGCCGGAGCCGCGATGGGGAGGACGGAGCAGCCCTGAGGCCAGGTGAGCGGCGGccagaggagagggagagcccccaccccagccagccagcccaacagccgcgcctgcctgcctgcctgcctgcgcccccctccccgcccgcgATCCCGGCGTGGTCCTCTccatcttcctctctccctccctccggcAACGTCGCCGCGGCAACGGGATGAGGCTGGGTTGGGCCAAGCGCGCAGGGATGCGGCGGGCGCAGGTGTCCTCCTAGCCCAGGCAGGTCGGGCGCACGGGAGGCGAGGGGCCTGCGGAGGATTggagctggaggggtggggtggaagggaatgggcgaggTCTGGTTTGGAGGGGGGAGCTGGGAACCAGAGATAccccccccctccgccgccgcgtCGCCTCCTCTAAggcccttctttctctccctctctctttgggCCCCAGCAGCCGCGACCAGCAACCCGCCTTCCCTCCCGGCCGGGCGGCCGGCAAGCGAGGCCCGAGGCCGCATGGAGGGGCGCCCCGCTGAGCCCAGCCTGCCTCCCGGCGCCGAAGCAGGGGCCTGATCCATGCTGCGGGCGGAGGACATGCCCCAGCGAGCCTGCCCCGGCTGCCCTCCCAGATAGCCCCCTCCGCAAGGGGCGCCGGCGGCTCCAGCCCAGCAGGTACTTACCGTAGCCAccgcctggggggagggggctagtCGTGAGAGGGTGGCTATTCGTGGGGTGTGACGCATACCCCGCCCGATAGGGGTCTCCCTTGCTTGCCTGCTCTCACCAATCTAGCTGAGCCCCCAACGGATTTTTCTTTCACACCCCACCGCAGGCAGAAGTGTCCCATCAGCAAATTCTTGGGCCTGAGAGGGGACCCAGGAGTCCGAGCTCTGGCCCACCTCTGTGGGGGCTGAGACTCTCTGGGTCTGGCTCTTCTCagggccgccccccccccctgcactgggCCTTGAGTTCCTCTGAAGCCCACAGGCTTAGATCTCCATAAGGACTGGGCCACAAATGGAGACGGttgccccccccagcaaaaagAGATGCTGGTCGGCTAGTGGTCAGCAAGGCGCTCTGTAGCATTACTGAATGGTAAGACTCCCTgcatctgaaacactggagaaccactgctgccagtcagtgcaggcacaCTCAGCTAGATGCACCTGCGTAAGCCAACTTCCTACATTCCTGAGCCCTGCCCACAACTCTTGAGACGGGTGGatccacacacacatgcaggaaCACCTTTCtacctgtccccctccccctaatATAGTCTCTCTCCCTCAGCAGAGCCCCCCCTTTCTgggcaccccctccccaccgcctGCCAGCCACCAGAAGATGAATGCAGGCCCCCCGGAAGCTTTGATCTCCGTGTTTCTGCAGTTCATTGAGGATCGTGGCCGCTGGGCCTACGGGGCCCTGAGCCAGACGTGCCACCCCCGGAAGCAGCTGTGCAACGAAATGAACCTTCTGTACCGCAAGAGCAAGGTGGAGTGGAAACAGAGCAAGGACGACGAGCCCAAGAAGAGGTAGGCGAGGGCTGGAGGGGTTGGCTTGGCCCCTGACGTGCTCCACAGGTGCTGAAAAGGCGATGGGGGGTATAGCATTAGGCAGGGGCCCAAACAAAGGTTGTCCCTTGAGTTCGCCCACCTGTGCTGGACAGCAAAGGGCACACTCGGAGGGATGGCACCACTGGAACTCCCTTCAGCTGGAGGCCTGGCAGAGTCCAACTCCTGAGAATCTTCCACAACAGTTGGAAGATCATTTCAGGCAGGCTGGGCTCTACAAGGAACTAGCTTGGATTTGAAGTGGCTCTCTAAAGGATGTTGTGGACAGCTAGGTTTTGAGGGCTGCAGGCCAAATAAACAgaatttaaaacacaaaaaagaccCAAGCCCAGAATGCCTTGCTCTGAGCCATGCCCAGAATAAACCCAATAAAAActtttgtgcttttaaatgtttcagtCACCTGAAAGTTTGAGGCTGCTATTTTTGTGAAGCGGTGCTGCGACGACGGCTTTTATTCCCATTTTTCTCAGATGACTCGCAAGGCCTGTTTTGATTCTGTTGTCACTGCTTCATGTTGTGGTTTTCCCTTTGGTTCTCTTTTACAAGTCCGATTTGAAAATAGGCCATATCAGCTGGCCTCTTGATATGCCAATTCCGATCTTGTAATGGACTTGTTTGACCTGATGCAAAAGCTTACTTGTGCGTTGGCTGTTTTTCTTGAGGTGTGTTTGATCCAGCCACTCAGGTCCTGAGATCATACATTGCTTATTATCTTCATTCCCAACATTGTTATGGTGATGTATAGCAGAAATGTATAGCAGAGGGGAGAAATAAGTTATCTGCTGTCCTTGATTGCTGCAAAACCTTGAGTAGAGGGAAGGGCCTTCGCTTAGGcggagagcacctgcttggcatgcagaaggtcccaggtttgatccctgatgACATCTTCAAGTTAGGCTGGGAATAGCCCTTGTCTCAAACCCCGGAGAgaggctgccagccagtgtaggctatactgaactaaatggatgAGGGAACGGAGAAGGCAGCACCGTTAAATCAAAGTGAGAACATCTTCCCAATTCCCaattcttctttttccttcagtGCTCCCAGGCATTTTTTCAAGAATGCTCTTCGCTCAATGAAACAGACTAGCTTGCTctcccccaagctggtgccctccagcattTGGAGTACAACGtccatcagccccaacatcacatggccatgctggctggggctgatgagagttgtaggccaaaatatctggagggcaccaggttgaggaaagctgacggcttagggagctgggtatgtttagcctggagaagagaaggttaaggggcgatatgatagccatgttcaaatatatgaaaggatgtcatatggaggagggagaaagattgttttctgctgctccagagaagcggacacggagcaatggattcaaactacaaggaagaagattccacctaagcattaggaagaacttcctgacagtaagagctgttcggcagtggaatttgctaccaagaagtgtggtggagtctccttctttggaggtctttaagcagaggcttgacaggcatatgtcaagaatgttttgatggtgtttcctgcttggcaggggattggactggatggcccttgtggtctcttccaactctaggattctatgattctatgatgcaggGAGAGGGGTAGCAGAGGCAAGAGATCGTCAAGAGGCAGGGGCCTTGTGGGTTAAACTGTGGAGGAGGACCATCAAGAAGGTGaacttgagggagttgg
The window above is part of the Zootoca vivipara chromosome 13, rZooViv1.1, whole genome shotgun sequence genome. Proteins encoded here:
- the TSC22D4 gene encoding TSC22 domain family protein 4 isoform X1, yielding MSGGKKKSGFQITSVTSDYEQQKEGSSPGGEAKGPSSPKVSRGEEADPLEDDGGASVPKNGPSALVSPGVAPAFQGPAGAASRFRVVKLDQGSGEPYKRGRWTCRDFYEQEADYHLTGRLAESGRHPQSLDSRLEVAGLLARPPSPFSPQPQRRGGYLQSQLVLPSPGHSGHQARSLGGGLPVLIRPIRTPPSPVALRSPLVALETRPAAPGEGGREAGEPGPLAGTIPSLMVEEHLLPKSVAQLLPRGTEERRKVLPRESRSRPSSPAPPLFRDASPCRRTSDPFGAGRFSLARSMFGMGGAQDSDDDSGTNSSMIAIDNKIEQAMDLVKSHLMFAVREEVEILREQIKELSDRNALLEQENALLRSLASAEQLSRFQAQLHANAKPPSSGAA
- the TSC22D4 gene encoding TSC22 domain family protein 4 isoform X2; the encoded protein is MSGGKKKSGFQITSVTSDYEQQKEGSSPGGEAKGPSSPKVSRGEEADPLEDDGGASVPKNGPSALVSPGVAPAFQGPAGAASRFRVVKLDQGSGEPYKRGRWTCRDFYEQEADYHLTGRLAESGRHPQSLDSRLEVAGLLARPPSPFSPQPQRRGGYLQSQLVLPSPGHSGHQARSLGGGLPVLIRPIRTPPSPVALRSPLVALETRPAAPGEGGREAGEPGPLAGTIPSLMVEEHLLPKSVAQLLPRGTEERRKVLPRESRSRPSSPAPPLFRDASPCRRTSDPFGAGRFSLARSMFGMGGAQDSDDDRTNSSMIAIDNKIEQAMDLVKSHLMFAVREEVEILREQIKELSDRNALLEQENALLRSLASAEQLSRFQAQLHANAKPPSSGAA